One stretch of Arachis duranensis cultivar V14167 chromosome 1, aradu.V14167.gnm2.J7QH, whole genome shotgun sequence DNA includes these proteins:
- the LOC110276072 gene encoding uncharacterized protein LOC110276072 → MAEGRGFPGMLGSIDCMHWQWKNCPNAWKGMYMSGYRGVATIVLEVVASSDLWIWHAFFGVSGSNNDINVLDRSPVFDDILNDRTPEVNYTINGNNYTMGYYLADGIYPEWVTFVKSISKPQGEKRKLFAQYQEGQRKDVKRAFEVLQARFVIIRGPARFWEKKKLANIMRACIILHNMIVEDERDTYAGNFAQGLEYDDVENGLSQPQLGEEDFAPYHQFLQKNAQLRNRQQHRQLKEDLIEHIWQFHNACRQLWAINRNWDEFPTGDGLIESYNKDLFYTSFGFV, encoded by the exons ATGGCGGAGGGTCGTGGCTTCCCTGGCATGTTGGGTAGTATTGACTGCATGCATTGGCAATGGAAAAATTGTCCAAATGCGTGGAAAGGTATGTACATGAGTGGTTATCGTGGGGTTGCAACCATTGTACTTGAGGTTGTAGCATCTTCAGACCTTTGGATATGGCATGCGTTCTTTGGAGTTTCTGGTTCAAACAACGATATCAACGTGTTAGATCGTTCTCCAGTATTTGATGACATTCTAAATGATCGTACTCCGGAGGTAAATTATACTATTAATGGTAATAATTATACAATGGGATACTACTTAGCAGATGGTATTTATCCTGAATGGGTCACATTTGTCAAATCAATCTCAAAGCCACAAGGGGAGAAACGCAAGTTATTTGCACAATACCAAGAAGGGCAAAGAAAAGATGTGAAACGAGCATTCGAAGTGTTGCAAGCACGCTTTGTAATTATACGTGGTCCAGCTCGTTTTtgggaaaagaaaaagcttgcCAACATAATGAGAGCTTGTATTATATTGCATAATATGATTGTTGAGGATGAAAGAGACACTTATGCAGGAAATTTTGCTCAAGGCTTAGAGTATGATGATGTTGAAAATGGATTATCACAACCTCAGCTGGGAGAAGAAGATTTTGCACCATACCATCAATTTCTCCAAAAAAATGCCCAACTTCGAAATAGGCAGCAGCATAGACAATTGAAAGAGGACTTGATTGAACACATATGGCAATTTCACAATGCTTGTCGTCAACT gTGGGCCATAAACAGGAACTGGGATGAGTTCCCTACTGGAGATGGTCTAATAGAATCgtataataaagac TTGTTTTATACGTCATTTGGATTTGTGTGA